The bacterium DNA window AAGGTCAAGTTTTTAGGTTTTACTGTGGTCAACGGGACGATTGCGATAGCGCATAAGGCCCTGCAAACGGCCATGGATAAAGTCAAAGCACTGACACCGCGAGGCACCCATAAAGCTCTGGAGCCGGCCCTGGACAAGATCAATCAA harbors:
- a CDS encoding group II intron reverse transcriptase/maturase, yielding MTRRNIFVKSQKAAERVMEKVSQFIEKKLKLKVNQEKSQVALSDKVKFLGFTVVNGTIAIAHKALQTAMDKVKALTPRGTHKALEPALDKINQ